The window TCCGTCGGCTCGCTGCTGGCCACCTGCGCTGCGGTCATGGCCGTAACGCAGACGCAGATCCTACCCGGCACCTTCGGCCTTCCACTCGGCCACCCCGCGATCTGGATACTGGCGATCATCGCCGGTGTCATCGTCGGTGCGCTGATCGGTGCCTTCCATGGCTGGCTGGTGGGTTACCTCGGCATCCCTGCATTCATTGTCACCCTCGGTGGCCTGCTGGTCTGGCGAAACGTTGCCTGGTTCATCACCGATGGCCAAACAATTGGCCCGCTGGACGAGACATTCAAGATGATCGGCGGCATTGGCGGTACGCTGGGAACCTTCTGGTCCTGGGTGTTCGGCTTCGCTTCCGTTGTGGCGGTGCTGTTCATGATCTGGGCGTCACGACGCCGCAAGCTCAGCCATGACTTCCCGGTCAAGCCTCTTTGGGCCGAGTGCGCCATTGCCGGCATCGCCTCTGCCGCGATCCTCGGCTTCGTCGCGATCCTTAACGCCTACCAGGTGCCGGAGCGGGTTCTCGCCCGCAGCTTCGCCGCCCGCGGGCAGGAAATGCCGGAAGGCTATACCGCCGGCTACGGCCTGCCGCTTTCCGTGCTCTTGCTGATCGTCGTCGCTGTGGCGATGACCGTGATTGCCCAGCGCACCCGGCTTGGCCGGTACATCTTCGCCACCGGCGGCAACCCCGATGCGGCAGAACTCTCCGGCATCAACACCCGGCTGCTGACCGTTAAGATCTTCGCGATCATGGGCATGCTCTGCGCGCTCGCCGCTGCCGTTGCCTCGGCTCGCCTCGGCTTCTCGACCAACGATATCGGCACGCTGGACGAATTGCGCGTCATCGCCGCCGCAGTGATCGGCGGCACCGCCCTCGCTGGCGGTGTCGGCACCATCTACGGGGCAATCCTAGGCGCGCTGATCATGCAATCGCTGCAATCGGGCATGGCCATGGTCGGCGTCGATGCTCCGCTGCAGAACATCGTCGTCGGCGCCGTACTGGTGGCTGCCGTGCTTATCGACATCATCTATCGCCGCCGCGTGGGAGACTGAGCCATGACGACACCTATGGTCGAAATGAAAGACATGTGCATCAGCTTCGGCGGGGTGCAGGCCGTGGATCACGTCAGCGTCGATCTGCATCCCGGAGAGGTCGTGGGCCTGCTGGGCCACAACGGCGCCGGTAAATCCACCCTCATCAAAATGCTATCCGGCGCCTACAAACCCGACAGCGGCGAGATTCGCGTCAATGGCAAACCGGTGACAATCAATTCTCCCCGCGATGCCCGCGCCCACAACATCGAGACGATCTACCAAACGCTCGCGCTGGCTGATAACCTCGACGCCGCTTCCAATCTGTTCCTCGGGCGCGAACTGGTGACGCCGCTGGGCTTTGTCGATGACGATGCGATGGAGGCGGAGACGCGCCGGATCATGGGGCGTCTCAATCCGAACTTCCAGAAGTTCAACGCCCCGGTGAAGGCGCTCTCCGGCGGCCAGCGGCAATCGGTTGCCATATCCCGCGCCGTCTACTTCAACGCCAAGATCCTGATTATGGACGAACCGACGGCAGCCCTCGGCCCTCAGGAAACCAAGATGGTTGCCGAACTGA of the Algicella marina genome contains:
- a CDS encoding ATP-binding cassette domain-containing protein; the encoded protein is MTTPMVEMKDMCISFGGVQAVDHVSVDLHPGEVVGLLGHNGAGKSTLIKMLSGAYKPDSGEIRVNGKPVTINSPRDARAHNIETIYQTLALADNLDAASNLFLGRELVTPLGFVDDDAMEAETRRIMGRLNPNFQKFNAPVKALSGGQRQSVAISRAVYFNAKILIMDEPTAALGPQETKMVAELIQELKKQGLGIFLIDHDVRAVMELCDRASVMKNGKLVGTVNISDVTEDDLLSMIILGKQPEKKAS
- a CDS encoding sugar ABC transporter permease encodes the protein MADTTQTSVTGQSDASTPKPKSFLAALDLDLRLLGMVGAFVLLCLIFNVFTDGRFLTPRNIFNLTIQTVSVAIMATGMVFVIVTRHIDLSVGSLLATCAAVMAVTQTQILPGTFGLPLGHPAIWILAIIAGVIVGALIGAFHGWLVGYLGIPAFIVTLGGLLVWRNVAWFITDGQTIGPLDETFKMIGGIGGTLGTFWSWVFGFASVVAVLFMIWASRRRKLSHDFPVKPLWAECAIAGIASAAILGFVAILNAYQVPERVLARSFAARGQEMPEGYTAGYGLPLSVLLLIVVAVAMTVIAQRTRLGRYIFATGGNPDAAELSGINTRLLTVKIFAIMGMLCALAAAVASARLGFSTNDIGTLDELRVIAAAVIGGTALAGGVGTIYGAILGALIMQSLQSGMAMVGVDAPLQNIVVGAVLVAAVLIDIIYRRRVGD